In one Chitinophaga sancti genomic region, the following are encoded:
- a CDS encoding saccharopine dehydrogenase C-terminal domain-containing protein: protein MKNILLFGAGKSATCLIDYLLVNAPRQKWHVTVADHDLMLIKSKTGKSYYVTPAAINIQDEAARQQLIQESDLVISLLPPALHIIVARDCLKFGKNLLTASYIDPEIKALEKEIEDAGLLFMYEMGLDPGIDHMSAMKLIHSIEKKGGQISSFKSYCGGLISPESNDNPWQYKISWNARNIVMAGSSGAIYKEKGKVKETDYAHLFDQSKTIQIPTLGKLAWYPNRDSLAYMKSYNLDDIPTFMRATLRYPDFCEGWSTLVKLGLTDDSKRIQTDNLTYYQWASQHLKPAKDLSNEENIAHYLGISAKSKIIRQLKFLGLLNGDLIHQGELTNAGVLQHVVENKLGMEPTDKDMIVMIHEIEFERRGITTRLHSYMIVQGEDHLRTAMAKTVGLPLGIMAKMILQGKVNLTGLQIPVLADIYNPVLKELEEYNIRFEESFE from the coding sequence ATGAAGAATATTTTATTGTTTGGTGCCGGTAAATCGGCCACCTGCCTGATTGATTATCTGCTGGTAAATGCTCCCCGGCAGAAATGGCATGTGACCGTGGCGGATCATGACCTGATGCTGATCAAGTCAAAAACCGGCAAGTCTTACTACGTAACCCCAGCAGCTATCAACATCCAGGATGAAGCAGCCAGACAACAGCTAATACAGGAAAGTGACCTGGTCATCTCCCTGCTCCCTCCAGCCCTTCACATTATCGTGGCAAGAGATTGCCTCAAATTTGGCAAAAACCTGCTCACAGCATCCTATATCGATCCGGAAATAAAAGCACTGGAAAAAGAAATAGAAGATGCAGGCTTGCTGTTCATGTACGAGATGGGCCTGGATCCCGGTATCGATCACATGAGCGCTATGAAACTCATCCACTCCATCGAAAAGAAAGGCGGACAGATTTCCTCATTTAAATCCTACTGCGGTGGCCTCATTTCTCCGGAGAGTAATGATAACCCCTGGCAGTATAAAATATCATGGAATGCCCGCAATATCGTAATGGCAGGTAGCTCCGGCGCTATATACAAAGAGAAAGGGAAGGTCAAAGAAACTGATTACGCCCATCTTTTCGATCAGAGCAAAACGATCCAGATCCCTACCCTGGGCAAACTGGCATGGTATCCGAACAGGGATTCACTGGCCTATATGAAGTCGTATAACCTGGATGATATTCCTACCTTTATGCGCGCTACCCTGCGCTATCCTGATTTTTGTGAAGGATGGAGTACGCTGGTAAAACTGGGTCTGACAGATGACAGCAAGCGGATACAGACTGATAATCTGACTTATTACCAATGGGCCAGTCAGCACCTGAAACCGGCTAAAGACCTCAGTAATGAAGAGAATATCGCGCATTACCTGGGGATCTCTGCAAAGTCAAAGATCATTCGCCAACTGAAGTTCCTGGGCTTGTTGAATGGAGATCTTATTCACCAGGGAGAGCTGACGAATGCCGGCGTATTACAGCATGTCGTTGAGAACAAACTGGGGATGGAACCGACCGATAAGGATATGATCGTGATGATCCATGAAATAGAATTCGAGCGCAGAGGCATCACAACCCGCTTACACAGTTACATGATCGTACAGGGGGAAGATCACCTGCGTACAGCGATGGCAAAGACAGTGGGGCTGCCGCTGGGGATCATGGCGAAGATGATACTGCAGGGGAAGGTGAATCTTACCGGTTTGCAGATCCCTGTTTTAGCTGATATTTATAATCCTGTTCTGAAAGAATTGGAAGAATATAATATTCGATTTGAGGAGAGTTTCGAATAG